From Sphingopyxis sp. MWB1, a single genomic window includes:
- a CDS encoding TonB-dependent receptor: MSLRMYQNKAARVSRGRALAAALAWSSAAGALACAIATPAQAQVSNASLRGTVKADGGVSQVTAINVGTGFSRTVAVGAGGTYNFPSLPVGTYRLELTTANGVRHTDEFALNVAQNAVLDFDFSSADIVSAGDDAIIVTGSRLRSMEGGEVGTSISQRQIEVLPQNNRNFLAFADLAPGVQFVTGSGEQSRLQGGAQNSSTVNVFIDGVGQKDYVLKNGVAGQDSTQGNPFPQLAVGEYRVISSNYKAEFDQVSSVAITAVTRSGTNEFHGEAFIDYTDQGLRDARPNELRSGKVETKDFQFGGALGGPIIKDMLHFFVTYEGKRQENPREIRPGFNLPLSYFPEKYQGLFGPTNATFNEDLYFGKLSFQPTANDLIELSGRHRRESGEFLSSGINSRETISAQKVIEYRGTARWEHTTDNWINDLKLTYEDVGWAPTPTVFGNASLFAYAAQNESDPTKVDRADILRIGGGGNYQDKGQKGWGFQNDFTWIGFEGHTIKFGVKSKWVELNSLQLNNFNPVYTYNTAFNPNGGSFNEEIPYRVQFGASTGNGSPIINSKNWQFGVYVQDDWEVTDRLTLNLGVRWDYERTPSYLDFVHPDDAVNAVSPANYPNLINANYDINDFISTGTERKAFTGAWQPRIGFSYELDEDARFVVFGGYGRSYDRNQFDFLQQEISVGSFSTRTFNFNTGDPYNTCAPGPNCVAWDPIYLTPEGRQQLLAGSPGGGRELRFIDNDLKVPYSDQFSIGLRARLQPLLETEVGFSHIESKDGFAYLLGNRRPDGSFFPPAPSAPESPWGFAPAGFGSIIIGTNGLETSADSAYLKFSKSYSASSPWSLAATYTYTEAEENRNFGEVFSLDFPSLEDYPIVRSSGVRKHRLVAAGSVDLPIGVTFSGKFTLASPPYLKAIVNTAGPNPSRTVVANEAFGNGDRWGLRQFDLAVIKYIPFRFISDESRLRLRVDILNLFNDRNYVDYNNNPADDTRTPNSPSIYREISGLGVGGNPPRTVKVSAGFSF, translated from the coding sequence ATGTCATTGCGTATGTATCAGAATAAAGCTGCGCGCGTTTCGCGCGGGCGCGCTCTTGCGGCCGCCCTTGCATGGAGCAGCGCGGCAGGCGCGCTTGCTTGCGCTATTGCAACGCCTGCGCAGGCGCAGGTTTCAAACGCCTCGCTGCGCGGTACGGTCAAGGCCGATGGCGGCGTATCGCAGGTAACGGCGATCAATGTCGGAACCGGATTTTCGCGCACTGTCGCTGTGGGCGCTGGCGGAACCTATAATTTCCCCTCGCTTCCGGTCGGCACCTACCGGCTGGAACTGACGACGGCGAATGGCGTGCGGCATACCGACGAATTTGCGCTCAATGTGGCGCAGAATGCGGTGCTCGATTTCGATTTCTCCTCGGCTGACATTGTCTCGGCCGGCGATGATGCCATCATCGTTACCGGCAGCCGCCTGCGTTCGATGGAAGGCGGCGAAGTGGGTACCAGCATTTCGCAGCGCCAGATCGAAGTGCTGCCGCAGAACAACCGCAATTTCCTGGCTTTTGCCGACCTCGCGCCGGGCGTCCAGTTTGTGACGGGAAGCGGTGAGCAGTCGCGCCTGCAAGGCGGCGCGCAGAACAGCAGTACGGTTAATGTCTTCATCGATGGCGTCGGGCAAAAGGATTATGTCCTGAAGAATGGCGTTGCCGGACAGGATTCGACGCAAGGCAATCCCTTCCCGCAATTGGCGGTGGGCGAGTATCGTGTCATTTCGTCCAACTATAAGGCCGAATTCGATCAGGTGAGTTCGGTCGCGATCACGGCGGTCACCCGTTCGGGCACCAATGAATTCCACGGCGAAGCCTTTATTGATTATACCGACCAAGGGCTGCGCGATGCGCGTCCCAATGAATTGCGCAGCGGCAAGGTCGAAACCAAGGATTTCCAATTTGGCGGGGCGCTGGGCGGTCCGATCATCAAGGACATGCTGCACTTCTTCGTAACATACGAAGGGAAGCGACAGGAAAACCCGCGGGAAATCCGCCCCGGTTTCAATCTGCCCCTTTCCTATTTCCCGGAGAAGTATCAGGGGCTGTTCGGGCCGACCAATGCGACCTTCAACGAAGATCTCTACTTTGGAAAGCTCAGCTTTCAGCCGACGGCGAACGATCTGATCGAGCTATCGGGGCGCCATCGCCGCGAAAGCGGCGAGTTTCTGAGTAGCGGTATCAACTCGCGCGAAACGATCAGCGCGCAAAAGGTGATCGAATATCGCGGCACCGCGCGCTGGGAGCATACGACCGACAATTGGATCAACGATCTCAAGCTTACCTATGAGGATGTGGGCTGGGCGCCCACGCCAACGGTGTTCGGCAACGCCAGCCTTTTTGCCTATGCCGCACAGAATGAAAGCGACCCGACCAAGGTCGACCGAGCGGATATCCTGCGCATCGGCGGGGGCGGTAATTATCAGGACAAGGGGCAGAAAGGCTGGGGCTTCCAGAATGATTTCACCTGGATCGGTTTTGAAGGCCACACCATCAAATTCGGGGTGAAGTCGAAATGGGTCGAGCTGAACAGCTTGCAACTCAACAATTTCAATCCCGTCTATACCTATAACACCGCCTTCAATCCCAATGGCGGCAGCTTCAACGAGGAAATTCCCTATCGCGTCCAGTTCGGCGCTTCGACCGGCAATGGCAGCCCGATTATCAATTCGAAGAATTGGCAGTTTGGCGTCTATGTTCAGGATGATTGGGAAGTCACTGACCGGCTGACGCTGAACCTCGGTGTGCGATGGGATTATGAGCGGACCCCATCCTATCTCGACTTCGTCCATCCCGACGACGCGGTGAACGCGGTCTCGCCCGCCAATTATCCCAATTTGATCAACGCCAATTATGACATCAACGATTTCATCTCGACGGGCACCGAGCGCAAGGCCTTCACCGGCGCATGGCAGCCGCGGATCGGGTTCAGCTATGAGCTCGATGAAGACGCCCGTTTCGTAGTATTCGGCGGTTATGGCCGGTCTTATGACCGCAATCAGTTTGATTTCCTGCAACAGGAAATCAGCGTCGGCTCATTCTCGACCCGCACTTTCAACTTCAACACGGGCGACCCTTATAACACCTGTGCGCCGGGGCCGAACTGCGTCGCTTGGGACCCCATTTATCTGACGCCCGAGGGGCGGCAGCAGCTTCTCGCCGGTTCGCCCGGCGGAGGCCGCGAGCTGCGCTTCATCGATAATGATCTGAAGGTTCCTTATTCGGACCAGTTCAGCATCGGGCTGCGGGCACGGCTCCAGCCGCTGCTCGAAACCGAGGTGGGCTTTAGCCATATCGAAAGCAAGGATGGTTTTGCCTATCTGCTCGGCAACCGCCGTCCTGATGGCAGCTTCTTCCCGCCTGCGCCTTCGGCGCCGGAATCGCCGTGGGGATTTGCACCGGCGGGATTTGGCTCGATCATCATTGGGACCAATGGTCTCGAAACCAGCGCCGATTCAGCTTATCTTAAATTCTCGAAAAGCTATTCGGCATCCTCGCCGTGGAGCCTGGCGGCGACCTATACCTATACCGAAGCCGAGGAGAACCGGAATTTTGGCGAAGTGTTCAGCCTCGACTTCCCGTCGCTCGAGGATTATCCGATCGTCCGGTCGAGCGGCGTTCGCAAACACCGCTTGGTCGCTGCAGGGTCGGTTGATCTGCCGATCGGCGTGACTTTCTCCGGCAAATTCACCCTGGCCTCGCCGCCTTATCTGAAGGCTATCGTCAATACGGCGGGTCCCAATCCCAGCCGGACGGTGGTTGCCAATGAAGCGTTCGGAAATGGTGATCGCTGGGGCTTGCGCCAGTTTGATCTTGCGGTCATCAAATATATTCCGTTCCGCTTCATCAGCGATGAATCGCGCCTGAGGCTGCGGGTCGATATTCTGAACCTGTTTAATGACCGCAACTATGTCGATTATAATAATAATCCGGCGGACGACACGCGGACACCGAACAGCCCAAGCATCTATCGCGAGATTTCGGGTCTGGGTGTTGGCGGTAATCCGCCCCGCACGGTAAAGGTTTCGGCTGGCTTCTCCTTCTAA